A portion of the Pseudomonas sp. GR 6-02 genome contains these proteins:
- the mnmH gene encoding tRNA 2-selenouridine(34) synthase MnmH, translated as MSRDFTDYRDIFLNDRPMMDVRAPIEFLKGSFPGVVNLPLMNDHERQRVGTCYKQHGQQAAITLGHQLVAGATKAERIQAWADFARAHPDGYLYCFRGGLRSQITQQWLKDEAGIDYPRVGGGYKAMRTFLLDTLDQAVAQCDFVLLGGMTGTGKTEVLTQLSNALDLEGHAHHRGSSFGKRATGQPSNIDFENRLAVDVLKKRASGIEQFVLEDESRAIGSCALPLPLYQGMQQFPMVWLEDSLEGRVERILRDYVVDLCAEFTEVYGDEGFALFSERMLASLNNVQKRLGGERHRRMLTLMEDALAEQANSGAVDLHRGWIEGLLCEYYDPMYVFQREKKGARIEFVGDRGAVLEYLRERGKQRG; from the coding sequence ATGTCCAGAGACTTCACCGATTACCGCGACATCTTCCTCAACGACCGGCCGATGATGGATGTGCGCGCGCCGATCGAATTCCTCAAGGGCTCATTCCCCGGTGTGGTCAACCTGCCGCTGATGAATGACCACGAGCGGCAACGGGTCGGCACTTGCTACAAGCAACACGGTCAGCAAGCCGCCATCACGCTGGGGCATCAATTGGTGGCCGGCGCGACCAAGGCCGAGCGTATCCAGGCCTGGGCCGATTTTGCCCGGGCGCATCCGGATGGCTATTTGTATTGTTTTCGCGGTGGGCTGCGTTCGCAGATCACCCAGCAGTGGCTCAAGGACGAAGCGGGCATCGACTATCCGCGGGTCGGTGGCGGCTACAAGGCCATGCGCACCTTCTTGCTCGACACGCTCGACCAGGCCGTTGCCCAGTGCGATTTCGTTTTGCTGGGCGGCATGACCGGCACCGGCAAGACCGAGGTGCTCACGCAATTGAGCAACGCGCTGGACCTTGAAGGTCATGCCCATCATCGCGGCTCCAGCTTCGGCAAACGCGCCACCGGCCAACCCTCCAACATCGACTTTGAAAACCGCCTGGCCGTGGACGTGCTGAAAAAGCGTGCCAGCGGTATCGAGCAGTTTGTGCTCGAAGACGAGAGCCGCGCGATCGGCAGTTGTGCGCTGCCGTTGCCGCTGTATCAGGGCATGCAGCAGTTTCCGATGGTCTGGCTGGAAGACAGCCTGGAAGGGCGCGTCGAGCGGATCCTGCGCGATTACGTGGTGGATTTATGCGCCGAGTTCACCGAGGTGTATGGCGATGAAGGCTTCGCGCTGTTTTCCGAGCGGATGTTGGCGAGCCTGAACAATGTCCAGAAACGCCTGGGCGGCGAACGTCATCGGCGGATGCTGACCTTGATGGAGGATGCGCTGGCGGAACAGGCCAATAGCGGCGCGGTGGATTTGCACCGGGGCTGGATCGAAGGGTTGCTGTGTGAGTATTACGACCCGATGTATGTGTTTCAGCGGGAGAAGAAGGGGGCGCGGATCGAGTTTGTCGGGGATCGGGGGGCGGTTCTCGAATATTTGCGGGAGCGGGGTAAGCAGCGGGGGTGA
- the selD gene encoding selenide, water dikinase SelD, which yields MSEPIRLTQYSHGAGCGCKISPQVLEVILAGSGAQNLDPKLWVGNASRDDAAVYAIDEERGVVSTTDFFMPIVDDPFDFGRIAATNAISDIYAMGGDPLMAIAILGWPVNVLAPEIAREVIRGGRSVCDEAGIPLAGGHSIDAPEPIFGLAVTGLVEKRHMKRNDTATAGCLLYLTKPLGIGILTTAEKKGKLRNADIGLARDWMCTLNKPGSRFGKLDGVTAMTDVTGFGLLGHLVEMADGSNVTARIGYDRVPRLPGVEYYLDQGCVPGGTLRNFDSYASKVGRLQELHKRVLCDPQTSGGLLIAVTPEGDAAFLAVAAELGLALQPIGELVERQTHAVEVV from the coding sequence ATGAGCGAGCCGATACGTCTGACCCAATACAGCCACGGCGCAGGTTGCGGCTGCAAGATTTCGCCCCAGGTGCTGGAGGTGATTCTGGCCGGCAGCGGGGCGCAGAACCTGGACCCGAAACTCTGGGTTGGCAACGCCTCGCGCGATGACGCGGCGGTGTATGCCATCGATGAAGAGCGCGGCGTGGTGTCGACCACTGACTTCTTTATGCCGATCGTCGACGATCCGTTCGATTTCGGCCGTATCGCCGCCACCAACGCCATCAGCGACATTTACGCCATGGGCGGCGATCCGTTGATGGCAATTGCGATCCTCGGCTGGCCGGTCAATGTGCTGGCGCCGGAGATTGCCCGGGAAGTGATTCGCGGCGGGCGGTCGGTCTGCGATGAAGCGGGAATCCCCCTGGCCGGCGGCCATTCCATCGACGCACCTGAGCCGATCTTCGGCCTGGCCGTGACCGGACTGGTGGAAAAGCGCCACATGAAGCGCAACGACACTGCCACCGCCGGATGCCTGCTCTATCTCACCAAACCCTTGGGCATCGGCATCCTCACCACCGCCGAGAAAAAGGGCAAGTTGCGCAATGCCGACATCGGCCTGGCCCGCGACTGGATGTGCACCCTGAACAAACCCGGAAGCCGTTTTGGCAAGCTCGATGGCGTGACCGCAATGACTGACGTCACCGGTTTCGGCCTGCTCGGGCATCTGGTGGAAATGGCCGACGGCAGCAACGTGACCGCCCGCATCGGCTATGACCGTGTGCCGCGCCTGCCGGGCGTCGAGTATTACCTCGATCAGGGCTGCGTGCCCGGCGGCACACTGCGCAATTTCGACAGCTACGCCAGCAAGGTCGGCCGGCTCCAGGAGTTGCACAAACGCGTGCTCTGCGACCCGCAGACCAGCGGCGGTTTGCTGATTGCAGTCACGCCCGAAGGCGACGCAGCGTTCCTGGCGGTGGCGGCCGAACTTGGGCTGGCCCTTCAGCCGATCGGCGAACTGGTTGAGCGACAGACCCACGCGGTTGAGGTGGTTTGA
- a CDS encoding nucleoside-specific channel-forming protein Tsx, with amino-acid sequence MHCTSSRVTCSRTFAVSLLLASVTGLLSSSALAQPTTTEESAQGEALSPEANPPKKGAYLSDWFNQDLTVIGSKDISFGPQPADDIYLEYEYFGRKGPFELYGYIDIPKIFDIGNSHDKGVWDHGSPVFMEHEPRISIDYLAGRSLAVGPFKEWYVAFDWIYDHGSNRANRANTLYSGLGTDIDTHSRVNLSANFYGRYQWENYGASNEYSWDGYRAQLKYIVPISSFSNGASLTYIGFTNFDFGSDLHKDNPARTANATVATNVLLYAFTHLRFTLVGRYFHNGGNWEDGSELNFGDGDFRARSNGWGYYAGVGYQF; translated from the coding sequence ATGCATTGCACCTCCAGTCGCGTGACTTGCTCGCGCACGTTTGCTGTTTCCTTGCTGTTGGCCAGCGTTACAGGACTACTCAGCAGCTCCGCGTTGGCCCAACCGACCACCACCGAAGAATCCGCCCAGGGCGAAGCCCTCAGCCCTGAAGCCAACCCACCAAAAAAAGGCGCGTACCTGTCGGACTGGTTCAATCAGGACCTGACCGTCATCGGCAGCAAGGACATCAGTTTCGGCCCGCAACCGGCCGACGACATCTACTTGGAATACGAGTACTTCGGCCGCAAGGGGCCGTTCGAGTTGTACGGCTACATCGACATTCCGAAGATCTTCGACATCGGCAACAGCCATGACAAAGGCGTATGGGACCACGGCTCGCCAGTGTTCATGGAGCACGAACCGCGGATTTCCATCGACTACCTGGCCGGCCGCAGTCTGGCTGTAGGGCCGTTCAAGGAATGGTACGTGGCGTTCGACTGGATCTACGACCACGGCAGCAACCGCGCCAACCGCGCCAACACGCTGTACAGCGGCCTCGGCACCGACATCGACACCCATTCGCGGGTCAACCTGTCGGCCAACTTCTACGGTCGCTACCAGTGGGAAAACTACGGCGCCAGTAACGAGTATTCGTGGGACGGCTACCGCGCCCAGCTCAAATACATCGTGCCCATCAGCAGTTTCAGCAACGGCGCTTCGTTGACCTACATCGGTTTCACCAACTTCGACTTCGGCTCCGATCTGCACAAGGACAACCCGGCCCGCACCGCCAATGCCACCGTGGCCACCAACGTGTTGCTCTACGCCTTCACCCACTTGCGTTTCACCCTGGTCGGCCGTTACTTCCACAACGGCGGCAACTGGGAGGACGGCAGTGAGTTGAATTTCGGCGACGGCGACTTCCGCGCCCGTTCCAACGGCTGGGGTTACTACGCCGGTGTCGGCTATCAGTTTTAA
- a CDS encoding purine-nucleoside phosphorylase, whose product MKAMTRISLSVGFAASTLLSSSAWAVEAPIQPKVMLITMFAPEAQNWIDRLELKQEVRVPGLSAEYPNIRCNIEQVCLMVTGMGQTNAAASTLALALSPKFDLRKSYFLIAGIAGISPKHGTLGTTAWAHYLVEFGTQWELDSRDAPKDWPTGYLGINTKGPNEKPPLDYKTEVFELNPKLQAKAFALSHKVELSESKESAAWRLKYPSAPANQPPVVTQCDTLAGNTWFSGTRLSERAEVWTKLLTNNEGVYCTTQQEDNSTYEALLRASREGLVDVRRLAVVRAGSDFDRPAPGQSEVDNLLKYADQGGFVPALENLYRTGNPLVQEILKNWSAWEKGVPEA is encoded by the coding sequence ATGAAAGCAATGACGCGTATTTCCCTGTCTGTCGGTTTTGCGGCAAGCACCCTGCTCTCTTCCTCTGCCTGGGCGGTAGAAGCGCCGATCCAGCCGAAAGTGATGCTGATCACTATGTTCGCTCCCGAGGCGCAGAACTGGATCGATCGCCTGGAACTCAAGCAGGAAGTGCGAGTACCGGGCCTGTCCGCCGAGTACCCGAACATTCGCTGCAACATCGAACAGGTATGCCTGATGGTCACCGGCATGGGCCAGACCAATGCGGCGGCCTCGACCCTGGCCCTGGCGCTGTCGCCGAAATTCGACCTGCGCAAAAGTTACTTCCTGATCGCCGGGATTGCCGGCATCAGCCCGAAACACGGGACCCTCGGCACCACCGCGTGGGCGCACTACCTGGTGGAGTTCGGCACCCAGTGGGAACTGGACTCCCGGGACGCGCCGAAAGACTGGCCGACCGGTTACCTGGGCATCAACACCAAAGGCCCGAACGAAAAACCGCCGCTGGATTACAAGACCGAAGTCTTCGAACTCAATCCGAAGTTGCAGGCCAAAGCCTTCGCCCTGAGCCACAAGGTCGAACTGAGCGAGAGCAAGGAGTCGGCGGCGTGGCGCTTGAAGTATCCGTCGGCCCCGGCCAATCAGCCGCCGGTGGTGACCCAGTGCGACACGCTGGCGGGCAATACCTGGTTTTCCGGGACGCGCTTGAGTGAGCGGGCGGAAGTCTGGACAAAATTGCTGACCAACAACGAAGGTGTCTACTGCACCACTCAGCAGGAAGACAACTCCACCTACGAGGCACTGCTGCGGGCCAGTCGCGAAGGTCTGGTGGATGTCCGCCGTTTGGCGGTGGTACGCGCCGGTTCCGACTTCGACCGGCCCGCGCCGGGCCAGAGCGAGGTGGATAACCTGCTCAAATACGCCGATCAGGGCGGGTTTGTGCCGGCACTGGAGAACCTGTACCGCACGGGGAATCCGTTGGTGCAGGAGATTCTGAAGAATTGGTCGGCTTGGGAGAAAGGCGTGCCTGAGGCTTGA
- a CDS encoding quinone oxidoreductase family protein, with translation MKALQFDKTGDLSALRYVEVPTPVPGADEVLVQIKAAGLNPSDVKNVLGRFPYTTLPRIPGRDFAGIVVEGPQALIGQEVWGTGRELGFFADGSHAQFVKLPANGVALKPTHLSFAQAASLGVPYTTAWDALERSLVTTGTRLLVIGGGAVGSAALALAKVRGAQVLAAARRPEQVKDLQAQGYQTLQLDKPEDLGAQVNAVYAGGADVIFDTTGFWLPASVPALAAFGRIAIIAAPADGHVQLPALALYRKGGSVVGINSLLYGVQACAAMLEQFGSFFDQGLLPLPEGLVESPLAEGLERYAEVNQGSGDKVILLP, from the coding sequence ATGAAAGCACTGCAATTCGACAAAACCGGCGACCTCTCGGCCCTGCGCTACGTTGAGGTGCCCACCCCCGTTCCCGGCGCTGACGAAGTGCTGGTCCAGATCAAGGCGGCGGGCCTCAATCCCAGCGATGTGAAAAACGTACTGGGGCGCTTTCCCTACACCACATTGCCGCGGATTCCCGGGCGTGATTTCGCCGGTATCGTCGTCGAAGGCCCGCAGGCGCTGATCGGCCAGGAAGTCTGGGGCACCGGCCGGGAGCTGGGCTTCTTTGCCGACGGTTCCCACGCGCAATTCGTCAAACTGCCGGCCAATGGCGTGGCGCTGAAGCCGACGCATCTGAGCTTTGCCCAGGCTGCCAGCCTCGGTGTGCCGTACACCACGGCGTGGGATGCGCTGGAGCGCAGTCTTGTCACGACCGGAACGCGGTTGTTGGTGATCGGCGGCGGGGCGGTGGGCAGCGCAGCATTGGCGCTGGCCAAAGTCCGGGGCGCCCAAGTGCTGGCGGCGGCGCGGCGGCCGGAGCAGGTCAAGGATTTGCAGGCTCAGGGTTATCAGACGCTGCAACTGGATAAGCCTGAGGACCTGGGCGCACAGGTCAACGCCGTGTATGCCGGCGGTGCCGACGTGATCTTCGACACCACCGGTTTCTGGCTACCGGCCTCGGTCCCGGCGCTGGCCGCGTTCGGTCGCATCGCAATCATCGCCGCGCCGGCGGATGGGCATGTGCAATTGCCGGCCCTGGCGCTGTATCGCAAGGGCGGTTCGGTGGTGGGGATCAATTCGTTGCTGTACGGGGTTCAGGCGTGTGCGGCGATGCTCGAACAGTTCGGAAGCTTTTTCGATCAGGGCCTGTTGCCGTTGCCGGAAGGGCTAGTTGAATCGCCGTTGGCCGAGGGGCTGGAACGGTATGCCGAGGTGAATCAGGGCAGTGGCGACAAGGTGATTTTGTTGCCGTAA
- a CDS encoding DUF1427 family protein encodes MNYLISLGIGLGVGLLYGALDFRSPAPPAIALVGLLGMLAGEQLWPLGRQLVAGWIS; translated from the coding sequence ATGAACTACCTTATCTCGTTGGGTATCGGTCTGGGCGTCGGCCTGCTCTATGGCGCGCTGGATTTTCGTTCCCCCGCACCGCCGGCCATCGCGCTGGTGGGCCTGCTGGGCATGCTTGCCGGTGAGCAGTTGTGGCCCTTGGGTCGGCAACTGGTGGCGGGCTGGATCTCCTGA
- a CDS encoding AraC family transcriptional regulator, which translates to MAKAAPPDLSDTDVPVQPLARTYPRGLYIEPHEHVWGQLLYAMSGVMWVETPHEALVVPPQRAVWLPPGVPHGIRVVSDLQMRNIYLRPSLAATLDDSVQVIEVGGLLRELIVGLVEQGDDGAPDYYDALVGLALLELKRARRSLLKIPLPDDSDRRLMNLCQAVMASPSLDIPFEQHAENAGASVRTLARLFKDGLGMGFAEWRRQVQLATAAAELIQGVPVSAIARELGYSPSSFSDMFRRELGVAPSQFCVSQQRGGAA; encoded by the coding sequence ATGGCCAAGGCCGCACCCCCTGATTTAAGCGATACCGATGTGCCGGTGCAACCGCTGGCACGTACTTACCCGCGTGGGTTGTATATCGAGCCTCACGAACATGTGTGGGGCCAGTTGCTGTACGCGATGAGCGGCGTGATGTGGGTCGAGACACCCCATGAAGCACTGGTGGTGCCGCCGCAACGGGCGGTCTGGCTGCCGCCGGGTGTGCCGCACGGGATTCGCGTGGTCTCTGACTTGCAGATGCGCAACATCTACCTGCGGCCGTCATTGGCGGCGACACTGGACGACAGTGTGCAAGTGATTGAAGTCGGCGGCTTGCTGCGCGAACTGATCGTCGGGTTGGTGGAGCAGGGCGACGACGGTGCCCCGGATTACTACGACGCGCTGGTCGGCCTGGCCTTGCTGGAGCTCAAGCGCGCCCGGCGCTCATTGCTGAAAATACCGCTACCGGACGATTCCGACCGGCGGCTGATGAACTTGTGCCAGGCGGTCATGGCCTCACCGTCGCTGGACATTCCCTTCGAGCAGCACGCCGAAAATGCCGGTGCCAGCGTGCGTACCCTGGCGCGGTTGTTCAAGGACGGTTTGGGCATGGGCTTCGCCGAATGGCGGCGGCAGGTGCAACTGGCGACCGCGGCGGCCGAATTGATTCAGGGCGTACCGGTCAGTGCGATAGCCCGGGAACTGGGTTATTCGCCGAGCAGCTTCAGCGACATGTTCCGCCGGGAACTGGGTGTCGCGCCTTCGCAGTTTTGCGTGAGCCAGCAACGGGGCGGCGCTGCGTAA
- a CDS encoding DUF6555 family protein has protein sequence MNNAKLFVIEYTLHGKPKSFIIRQDKMDNAEAWHWASCDAGIGRIPRFGRERVQKTSKPVAEKFGVENVTWRPTS, from the coding sequence ATGAACAACGCAAAACTTTTCGTCATTGAATACACACTTCATGGCAAGCCCAAGTCTTTCATCATCCGCCAGGACAAAATGGACAACGCAGAAGCCTGGCACTGGGCAAGTTGCGACGCCGGAATAGGCCGGATCCCGCGTTTTGGCCGTGAGCGGGTGCAAAAGACCAGCAAACCTGTGGCGGAAAAATTCGGCGTCGAGAATGTGACCTGGCGGCCGACGAGTTGA
- a CDS encoding metallothionein — translation MNDGTCDCPKCSCKLGDHPIVRHGKHYCCEACAHHHQHGEECSTKGCKCAKP, via the coding sequence ATGAACGACGGTACCTGCGACTGCCCGAAATGCTCCTGCAAACTGGGCGATCACCCCATCGTGCGTCACGGCAAGCACTATTGCTGTGAAGCCTGCGCCCACCATCACCAACACGGCGAAGAATGCTCCACCAAAGGCTGCAAGTGCGCTAAGCCCTGA
- a CDS encoding methyl-accepting chemotaxis protein translates to MTSQLTGLVNQVSDQAQRSDQAMERQRHETDQVATAINQMSAAAQEVAKSAQNAAVAAQQTDEEGQAAKRVVAGSIVKIHALVNDIRSSGVSLDSLQKDVSSIVSVLGVIRSIAEQTNLLALNAAIEAARAGEAGRGFAVVADEVRALASRTQISTQEIQGMIDRLQAGTQSAVESMRRSSEAGDGTSAQANEAGASLDAMAQLIGTINSMNAQIASAAEEQTAVAEEINRSVHQIAVAVDSVADETQRGAQTSRSLADLGQRLGQLVGQFRI, encoded by the coding sequence ATGACCTCGCAACTGACCGGGCTGGTGAATCAGGTTTCCGATCAGGCCCAACGCTCGGATCAGGCCATGGAGCGCCAGCGCCACGAGACCGATCAGGTGGCCACGGCGATCAACCAAATGTCGGCGGCGGCCCAGGAAGTGGCCAAGAGCGCGCAAAACGCCGCGGTCGCTGCCCAGCAGACCGACGAAGAAGGCCAGGCCGCCAAGCGCGTGGTGGCCGGCAGCATCGTGAAGATTCATGCACTGGTGAACGACATTCGCAGCAGCGGCGTGTCCCTCGACAGCCTGCAGAAAGACGTGTCGTCGATTGTCAGCGTGCTCGGGGTGATCCGTTCGATTGCCGAGCAGACCAACCTGCTGGCGCTCAACGCCGCCATTGAAGCGGCCCGCGCCGGTGAGGCCGGACGTGGTTTTGCGGTGGTTGCCGACGAAGTGCGGGCGCTGGCCAGTCGCACGCAAATCAGTACTCAGGAAATCCAGGGCATGATCGACCGCTTGCAGGCCGGCACCCAATCGGCGGTCGAGTCCATGCGCCGCTCCAGCGAGGCCGGCGACGGCACGTCGGCCCAGGCCAACGAGGCCGGGGCGTCGCTGGACGCCATGGCCCAGTTGATCGGCACCATCAACTCGATGAACGCGCAGATTGCCAGCGCCGCCGAAGAGCAAACCGCCGTGGCCGAAGAGATCAACCGCAGCGTGCACCAGATCGCCGTGGCGGTAGACAGCGTCGCCGACGAGACCCAGCGCGGCGCACAAACCTCGCGCAGCCTGGCCGATCTCGGTCAGCGCCTGGGGCAATTGGTCGGGCAATTCCGTATTTGA